From Triticum aestivum cultivar Chinese Spring chromosome 4A, IWGSC CS RefSeq v2.1, whole genome shotgun sequence, a single genomic window includes:
- the LOC123085454 gene encoding uncharacterized protein: MAMAKAKSTALSAAEKCRNILGASWEAHLNTIKADAKGSKGEVYTSRVHYMVQKGMPYLIVPENDMHNINIIIDERGSLSVSSPVPGRLASLLKSLNKLPPRVAMTGDVLRMKETKVPVIAESLKKAILKEHKAASEATYGVSTVLSSASATCRSRSEGLLSLLNEESSYNILKFEIGSCVFIDSLGSSHNIELDTFEPPKADLLLPFSSRLIDGINRSDPRRRALILFCFEYFDVTARDALLLSVDHHGFEVLARVPERATAPDVPQQYHWKEFRFTFKEAVKDVEDFCRMLVELEEEALHSVKSYSGLG; the protein is encoded by the exons ATGGCGATGGCGAAGGCCAAATCCACCGCCCTCTCCGCCGCCGAAAAGTGCCGG AACATCCTGGGCGCCAGTTGGGAAGCCCACCTCAACACCATCAAAGCCGACGCCAAGGGAAG CAAGGGGGAGGTTTACACGTCGAGAGTGCACTACATGGTCCAAAAGGGCATGCCCTACTTGATCGTGCCCGAGAACGACATGCACAACATT AACATTATAATCGACGAGCGGGGTTCTCTCTCGGTGTCCAGTCCAGTCCCAGGTCGCCTTGCCAGCTTGCTCAAGTCACTCAACAAG TTGCCTCCCCGGGTTGCTATGACCGGCGATGTCCTGCGCATGAAGGAGACAAAG GTTCCAGTTATAGCTGAGAGCCTTAAGAAAGCTATTCTGAAGGAACATAAAGCTGCTAGCGAAGCTACTTATGGGGTTTCAACGGTATTGTCTTCCGCAAGTGCTACTTGTAGGTCGCGCAGTGAAGGTCTCCTTAGCTTACTCAATGAAGAGAGCTCCTACAATATCTTGAAGTTTGAAATTGG CTCGTGTGTCTTCATAGATTCATTGGGGAGCAGCCATAATATCGAATTGGATACTTTTGAACCACCAAAAGCCGACCTGCTAT TGCCATTCTCTTCGAGGCTTATTGATGGTATCAACAGGAGTGACCCAAGGCGGAGAGCACTTATACTTTTCTGTTTCGAGTATTTTGATGTGACTGCCAGA GATGCACTCTTGCTCTCCGTTGATCACCATGGATTTGAGGTGCTCGCCAGGGTTCCTGAAAGAGCTACCGCACCTGATGTCCCTCAGCAGTACCATTGGAAAGAGTTCAGGTTCACATTCAAGGAAGCAGTCAAGGATGTTGAAGACTTCTGCCGCATGTTGGTTGAGCTAGAAGAAGAAGCTCTGCACAGCGTAAAGAGCTATAGCGGATTAGGTTGA